The nucleotide sequence CTGCCATGGCTAAACAGATGGTGGCCTCAGTTTCCACCATCCCGCACTTTACCGTAAGTGACGAACTGGTTATGGACAACCTAATCGCGCTTCGTCAACGCTTAAAGCCAGTATTTGAGGAAAAAGGTGTGAAACTCAGTTTGATGCCATTCTTTATTAAAGCCCTGTCGTTGGCCTTAAGCGAATTCGAAATTATCAACAGCCAGCTTAATGATGATGCCACTGAGCTACGCTATTTTTACGATCATAATATTGGTTTTGCTGTAGATACGAAAATAGGCTTGCTCGTCCCCAATATTAAACAGGTTCAGCAATTGTCTATTTTTGATATAGCGACACAAATGCAAGAAATTATAGATGAAGCAAGGAAAGGGCAGATAGCTAGCCATCACTTAAAAGGCGGCACGATTAGCATATCTAATATCGGCGCAATAGGGGGCATAACCGCAACGCCTGTCATTAATAAGCCAGAGGCCGCTATTGTTGCATTAGGCAAAACACAGTCGCTTCCGCGGTTTACTCCCAAAGGTGAGGTGGTAGCGCAGCAAATCATGATGATTAATTGGTCAGGAGATCATCGCATTATTGACGGCGCAACCATGGTTAAATTTAACAACCTTTGGATGAGCTACCTACAAGCACCAGAAAAAATGCTAATGCATTTGCGCTAGGGCTACAGAATGCCTGACGCTGTACTTGTCACTGCTAAGCGTCAGGCGTTACTATTGCATGCTAAATTAGCTTATTCGTGGAATTTTCCACTGAGAACACGGTAAATTGTGCTTAGTTATCAACATGCATTTCATGCCGGCAATCACGCCGATGTTATAAAACACCTGTGCTGGATAGGTGTCATTAATCATTTAAAGAAAAAAAATAAACCCTTCACCCTGTTTGATACCCATAGTGGGGCCGGTGAGTATCAACTTGATCACGCCATGTCTGCTAAAAATAAAGAGTACGAATCAGGGGTAAGTAAAGTGGCTCAGCTTTCTCCTCAGTCCTCTTTACTTAACCACTACCACACGTTGATTCAAACGTATTTCGACAAAGGGATGTACCCTGGTTCGCCTATGTTAAGTGCTAACCTTGTGCGCGAAATGGACAATGTGCATTTGATGGAACTGCACCCCGCAGAATTTGAGAAGTTAAATCACGTGATATTTTCTCAACAACATGCCGCTAAAGTGGGGGGAAGTTGCCACGTGCATCAGCGGGATGGCTTTGAAGGCATTAAAGCGCTCACACCTCCCCAGCCTAATCGTGGTGCTGTACTTATTGACCCACCTTACGAGCGTATCCAGGAATACACTGATGTATCAGTCACCGTTAAATCGGTATTACAGCGCTGGCAACAAGGGCAAATTGTCATTTGGTATCCGCTATTGTCTGCCAGGGCAGACAAAAAATCCCAGGCGTGCAGTGCGATGATAGCGAGCTTAGTGGAACTTGGTATTCCTTGTTTTCAGGCCGAACTCACGGTAATTGAAAACACAGAAGAAGCGGGCATGTATGGCTCAGGCGTATTGGTGCTAAATCCACCTTGGCAGCTCGACGTTCAGTTAAATGATGCACTCCAAGAGGTCGCTCCCCATCTAGGAGACAATACAGCGTTCCATCTTACCTGGCTGGTTAACGATAATTAGGTATGCCAAATCCAAGTGACATCAAGCATTTTTACATTCCCGAAGAGCAATCCATTTATTTGCTTTCTCATGCGGATGCTAAAAAATTAAAAGACTGGGTGGCCTTGTGTATTGCACAGTTAGAAAACCTTGGCTATCGCTCGTTGTCACTTCTAGGTAAAGGTGCCTTTGGCTTTGCTTTTTCCGGTGTCACCTCGTCCGGGGAGGCGCTTGTGTTTAAGTTTTCGCGAATTAATCTGCCGCAGCATGTGCAAGATAGACTGGAAGAAGAAGCTTTTATGCTGTCCCAAGTTGTGCACCCTTTCGTGCCAGACTTCAGAGCTTTCCAGCAAATAAAAAAGCAATCTATCTTAGTCATGCAGCGAGCAATTGGAGAAGACCTCGAAAAAGTAAGTTTAAAGCAAGGGCCTCTGCCCCCGCGAATCATCGTAAAAATTGCTGTGCAGGTGGGGGAGTTGCTGTTAACACTGAGAAGCAACACTCAGCACGGAAAAGAGAAGCCTATTGTTCATGGCGATATTAAACCTTCCAACCTAGTTTGGGACGCTCACCATGAGACTATAAGCTTAATCGATTGGGGGTCGTCTGTTTTTGCGCAGGTAGACGCCAATGGGCAATTTATCGGTAGTAATGTCATGGATCTCATGTCCAGCGAGTTGCAGCAAACTAACGCAAGGTTAGGCGATGTTTACTTTATTGGCGAAGAGCAATTAAACGGCGCATTGTCCTCGCCGCGCTTTGATGAACAAGGCTTAGCAAGTACTCTTTACGCTTTAGCGTCAGGGCAATCTTGCCGTTATGGTGCCAGTGTTATTCGCCCGATATCACTGGGTTTACCTAAAATGTTGGCAGATATACTCACCTTCATGCTATCTGAGGATCCTCTTAAGCGACGCCAAGGCGGCGACTACTTTCTAAAGCACCTTCATGTACTCAAAAATATGGTGTTTACCGAAGACAAACCAACACGCTACCAGGCCAGCATTCCTACGTGGATAACAGAAACATCCAATGAAATAGAGACTGTGGTATACAGTTCAAGAAAGTCATACCTTCGTCAACAAGCTGACCTTCACGAAGATACTTTACGCTACATCAATGATGCGCAGTTCGATCGCTACTATAAAAACTACCTGCAAGGTATGGGAGATACAGAAAAAGCGTTTATTTCTGCCATTGGCAGATTAGGTCGTTACCCTGTGGTAGGCGGCATGGCCATTCGATGGGAACCCAATGGCGTTTATATTGATTCCAGCTTAAATTTGTACGACAGAACACTTAAGCCAGCGTTTGAGATGGCGGTGAACAATGTCATTGCGTTGGCTCGCGCTATTCATAAAGTTGGGGTGTTCAAATGTTGTATGTTTAACGCTAAAAATACCCTACATATAGAGCGCGAACATGTTAATCATGATTTTATTCCCAATGAAGACTGCCGTATACCCTTTGAAATATCTCAAGTGTCTGTTGCCAAAGATCAAAGTAGGCACCATTCTTACTTTGAAGACGGTGACGACCCCGACGAACTTTTAAAATTGCCCAACAGCATAATTTCTTTAATAAAATCCCTGAATAATATCCATCATACTGGGTGTATTATTTTTGAAGCACTACCACATCATTTGAAAGTGCATAGCTACTACACACTACTGGATCACAGTAAAACACATCAATTTGAACAGTTGCTTCATGCACTGGTACAAGAAATCCCGACCATAAAAGGGTTAGGCATTTCCGGCTTTATGAAGTTACCCTATAAAGATACACGCTTTTTTGAGCACAGCCCGTGTCTACCGGAAAAGTACTACCCAAGAAACCCAAGAGCAGAACAAAGAGAGAAAAATCAGCATGTCTGACGTTAAACTATCTTCACTTTTTGAGTTAGAAACCGTGGAGCAAAACCTTTATCGCGGCGAAAGTTGGGATTTAGGCTTTCGCGCATTATTTGGTGGGCAAGTCCTTGGTCAAGCCCTTGCGGCCGCATATGAAACCGTAGATAAAGACAGGGTGGCGCATTCATTTCATACCTATTTTTTGCTTCCTGGAGATGCTAAAAAACCCGTGGTTTATGATGTTGAAGTGGTTCGTGACGGTCGTAGCTTTTCAGCTCGTCGTGTAAAAGCCATTCAAGACGGTAAAAGTATTTTTTATATGACAGCGTCTTTCCAAGTGCCGCAAGACGGTATGCATCATCAAGCACCAGAAATGCCAGATGTCCCTCCTCCCGAGGCAGTTCAATCGGACATTGAATTTTATGAAGCCAATTTCAATAAAATAGCGCGGCCCATGCGCGAAGCATTAAGTTATCATCGACCGGTAGATATACGTACAATTGATGCAGCAAACTCATATCAAGCGGCTAAACGCCCGCCAACGCGCTATATCTGGATGCGAGCTAGAGATACCTTATCGGGCGCTCTGTCGATTCACCAAGCGGCGCTTGCTTATGCATCAGACTATCATTTTTTAAGCACCTCTTTACAGCCTCACGGTATTGCGGTTACCGATAAATCATTAAGAATTGCGACGATAGATCATGCTATGTGGTTCCATCGTCCAGTTAATTTCAATGAGTGGCTGTTATATGCAATGGAAAGCCCATTTAGTGGCGGCTCTCGTGGCATAGTAAGGGGACAAATTTTCAATCAAGCTGGCGAACTTGTCGCATCAACAACCCAAGAAGGCTTAATGCGAAATGTGGATGTGTAATCTAGCGGAAAACACGCTTGCAACAAGGGAAATCTAAATGCGCTATCAATTAAATGACCGAAGCCCTCAATGTGCAGATGACTGCTTTATTGCGCCAGGCGCACAGGTTATTGGTGATGTGGAACTGCATGAAAAAAGCAGTGTTTGGTTTAACGCTGTAATACGTGGAGATATGGATAAAATCTGTATAGGTGAAGCGTCGAACATTCAAGATGGCAGTGTTCTGCACACCGACCAAGGTATACCATTACACATTGGCAAAGGGGTAACGGTAGGACATAAAGCAATGTTGCATGGGTGCACAGTAGGGGACTATTCCCTTATTGGCATCAACGCGGTTGTGCTAAACGGCGCAAAAATAGGCAAATATTGCGTCATTGGTGCGAATGCGTTGATCACTGAGAAAATGGACATCCCCGATTACAGTTTAGTGGTTGGGGCTCCGGCAAAGGTCATTAAGCAACTAGACGCGAGTGCAGAAAAGCAATTACAAGGCTCTGCACAACATTATGTTGAAAACGCGGTTAACTACCGACAAAATCTTAAACTGATCTCTGAAACATAAAACTGACGGGCGCGTGTTTCCACTCTCTTATTTTTACAGTCGCCCATAAAAAATGCCCAGAACTGACGTTCCGGGCCTAGGGGAATGGCTCATTACTGAGCCGTGCGCTAACTGTTGCAAGGGAGAAGCACTCGCTAAATCTCTCAAGCGGACTGTCATTATAGTTCACATTTGTTCAATTTATAAACAAATTATTTGTGAAATTTATCTTACAGACTGAATTTTATTTAAAGGTAGTCAAAAAAGCTCAGAATTTCAAAAAGTTCCTACTGGTCGGACTTTATACTTAAAAATGCCCACCAATGATCACTGAGTTGTTCAATATTTACCCACCCGTTATTCACAACCCATCCACCGCTACCTATGAATACAAATCCTTTCCCCCATTCATTTCATTTATGTTGAACACAGACGGTTGTACCCACGCGCTATCACTGTAAGAATGCCACCAAACAACATTGATAATTCGAGGCCTACATGAAGCAACTGTCTACTTTTCTTCCCCCTGAACGCACGTTAATGGGCCCAGGACCATCAGATGTCTCACCGCGCATTCTTAATGCAATGGCACGCCCTACGCTAGGTCATTTAGACCCGTTATTCATTGAGCTAATGGATGAAACAAAATCATTGCTGCAATACGCATTTCAAACAGAAAATGCGTTAACCATGCCTATTTCCGCCCCTGGCTCTGCAGGCATGGAAGCGTGCTTCGTTAATTTGGTTGAACCCGGCGACAAAGTGTTGGTTTGCGTTAACGGCGTGTTTGGTAACCGCATGGTTGAAAATGTAGAGCGATGTGGTGGTGAAGCCATTGTAATCAATAATCAGTGGGGCACACAAACGGATCTCAATACGGTTGAAGACCTATTAGCTAAACACCCTGATATCAAAGTATTAGCGTTTGTTCATGCTGAAACTTCTACCGGCGTAAGAAATGACGCCAAAGCATTATGTGAATTGGCCAACAAATACCAGTGTTTAACCATTGTAGACGCAGTAACGTCGTTAGGCGGTATTGAGTTGAAAGTGGACGATTGGGGCATTGATGCCATCTATTCAGGCTCTCAAAAATGTTTGAGTTGTGTACCGGGTATTTCACCCGTGTCGTTTAGTGATCGCGCAGTCAACCTTATTCAAAACCGAAAAACCAAAGTACAAAGTTGGTTTTTAGATATGAATTTAATTGTAGGGTATTGGGGAAGTGGTGCGAAGCGAGCCTATCACCATACGGCCCCCGTAAATAGCATGTACGCCATGTACGAATCCTTATTGATGCTAAGAGAAGAAGGGCTTGAAAATGCATGGCAACGTCATCAACGAGGCCATGAAGCGCTAGCGCAAGGACTGGAAGCATTAAATCTCACCTTAGCAGTAGATAAAAACTACCGCTTACCACAATTAAACGTAGTAGAAATTCCATCGGGCGTAAATGACGCCGATGTGCGTCAACGCTTGTTGAACGAATTCAATTTGGAAATAGGCGCTGGACTGGGCGAATTTGCCGGGAAAGTATGGCGAATAGGGCTGATGGGCTATGCCTGCAAACCCCGCAATATTGACCACTGCCTTGCCGCGCTAAAACAGGTTTTAAAATAACGGCGTATTCACCTGCGTTAACCATGCAGACCCGTGTAGCTTCAACGAGTCGCAAAATACTGAATTCGTCTTCTAAAAGCCTTACTTTAATGTAAGGCTTTTTGTTTTTTGCGACTAGGCATTATCAACGTTATCTATAGACCATTCACCTTTCATTCAGCAACCGTAGCGTAGTGTGTCATAACCCAAACGCGACGCCTTAAATTTTTGGTATAGATTAACGCTAATAATGGCTATGCTTGAATGATATCAAGGGCTGCGTATTTCAATACAGCCGGAATGTACAACGTTAACGTCAGCGATAACCGTCGTTGTATAGGCAAAGCAAAAGGAATAACCATGATCAAAAAAATTCTTACACACACTGTTTTTGCTATTACTACGCTCTTATTTGTAGGCGCTCTCCATGCCCAAACACAAGAGCAAACACCGCAAATTCACGTACAAGGTTCAGGCGCGGTTAGCGTCACACCCAATGCTTATCGAGTCACGTTTATTATTGAAGCGCAAGGGAATACAGTAAGTAAGCTTAACGGAATGGCCAACAGTGAAATTAACAACGTGGTTAACTTTTTGCTTTCGATGGACATTCAAGAGCAAAACATTCAATCAATGCAGGTTCGGTTAAACCCTAGATACGTCAATGGGCCAAATGGTCGCATTCAGGATGGATTTACCTTAACCAGAGAAATTGTGGTGACCGATTCAAACATAGATCATTACGATCAAGTATTAGATGGCGTGCTAAAACGTGGGGTAGATCGGATTCAACAGTTCAATTTTATATCCCAAGGGCAAAATAACGCTTATGATGTTGCTCTTGTTGCTGCGGTTAAGGATGCAAAGGCGCGGGCGACCCTTTTAGCCAAAGAATTAGGGGTAGAAATAGGGGAAGTAGTTGCAATCTCTGAATCTGGTGGCAATATGCCCGTTCCAGTTATGCGTGCAGATGCCTTTCTCAGTGAAAAAGTCACCTCTTTACCTGGTCAGGAAACGGTAGAAGCGCGAGTAAATGTTAGTTTTCGTATTATTCAAAATTAGGGTTACTCCTTGAAAGAAGAACACTATACCCAGTTAGTAAGCCAGGCGAAAAGCCTGGTTTCTGGTGAGCACGATTTAATTGCCAACATGGCAAATGTGAGCGCGCTGCTATTCAACCAGCTTGAAGACGTCAATTGGGCTGGTTTTTATTTCCACAAAGAATCTCAGTTAGTACTAGGGCCGTTTCAAGGTCAACCCGCATGCATACGTATACCAATAGGTAAGGGTGTATGTGGCACTGCTGCAGAAACCAGAACCATTCAACGTATTGACGATGTACACGCCTTCTCAGGCCATATCGCATGCGATGCCGCGTCTAATTCAGAAATTGTTATTCCCCTTATTGTGAACGACGAATTAATCGGTGTGCTAGATATTGATAGCCCCAAATTTGGTCGTTTTGACGCCGATGATGAGGCGGGACTTAAACAAATCGCTGATATTCTAATTGAATCTCAACGTACATTATGAAATACAATGTAGATATTCACGTTGTTCTTTCTACGTTCGAAGATATGGACGACTTTCATGACGATCCAGATGAAGCATCTGAGCGTCTGAATTTCATTCTTCATGCTATGTATGACAGAGCCGACGAAGATATTGAGACCGAGCGTCTCGAAAAACTGTTACACCACGTATGGGAATCTTGGCAACAAGATAGCCATTTATTAGAAATTGATGATGATGAATTGCTCGATTGGGTTGACCACACGCTGGCAACTTGGGATGATGCGGGTAATGAAGAAATCTCTTAAATAATTTAGAAAGTTTAATGGAATCACCACAGAAGTTTACCAATAGTAAGGAAGTCATAGCTTTCCTTGCAGAAACCTTTCCGAAATGCTTCAGCGTAGAAGGTGAAGCTCGCCCTCTTAAGATTGGCATTTTTCAAGACTTAGCGGAACGATTGAATGATGAAGAACGTGTTAGCAAAACGCTTCTACGCTCAACCCTTCGTCATTACACCAACAGTTGGCGCTACCTTTACAGCATTAAAGAGGGCGCACATCGTGTGGATCTTGATGGTGCTGAAGGCGACGCTATCGAGAAAGAGCATGCCGAACACGCCCAAAAACAACTAGAAGAAAGTAAGGCGAAAGCGGCAGAAAAGCGTAAAGCTAAACAGGCGCAGCAACCTAAAAACAAAGAAAGACGCCAATTTTCTCGTCCAAAAGGTGAAAAATCGGTCAGTTCAGGCCATGCTGATAATAAGCAGGGAACTAAACCGAAAATTAACAGACCAAATAAAACACCACCCGCAAAACTGACTGATGAAGATTTGCAGCAGGGTACAAAAGTAACAGTTAAGCTAGGCAAAACACCTATGCCGGCTGTTATCACTGAAGTAGCCAAAGACGGGATCCATGTTCAGCTAGACACGGGCATGGTGGTAAAAGTAAATGCAGATGCTTTACGTTTGGCGCGTTCCAAGAGGTCGTAATATATGAAAGATATCCTTCGAATTTCCATTGCCAGTGCGTTTCTTACCGTTGGGGTAGGCGCCGGCGCTGTCACAACCACGCCTGATGTTGAAGAGCTTCCCATACTCCAACAAGAAACTCAGCACAGTGTTGCAGCAAAGCGAGTGAGCGCCTTATTTACCCGCGCTCACTACAAGGAAATTTCGTTGGATGACGCTCTCTCTGCACGTATTTACCAAAAATTTGTTGATTCGCTAGATCACAATAAACAGGTTCTCATGTTGTCTGATGTGGTGGCGTTTGAAAAATACCGCACTGCATTCGATGATGCATTAAAGAAAGGTAACCTTTCTATTGCATACGACATGTATAACGTAAGTGCAAAACGCAGAGTGGAGCGCTACGAATACGCGCTCTCCTTGTTAGACAAGGGGCCATTCGACTTTGAAAAAGCAGACGATAAGTTTTATTACGATCGTGAAGAAGCCGATTGGCCAGCAAATCAACAAGAGCTAGACGAAATCTGGCGTCAACGGGTTAAGTACGATGCACTTAACCTGATCCTCGCTGACAAAACCTGGGAAGAAGCCAAAGAGTTATTGCAAAAACGTTATAACCGCGCAATTAAACGCACAAAACAGGCGAAAAGCGAAGACGTTTTCCAAACTGCAATGAATGCCTTTGCCCGAACAGTAGAAGCGCACACCAGTTATTTATCGCCCCGCAATGCAGATCGCTTCCAAATGGAAATGAATTTGTCGTTTGAAGGGATTGGTGCCGTATTGCAAAGTGAAGATGACTATACCGTTATCAAAAGCATTGTACCTGGCGGCCCAGCCGACGAATCTGGTGCACTTAAACCTGAAGATAAAATTATTGGCGTTGCGCAAGAAGATGAAGAATTCGTCGATGTTGTAGGTTGGCGGTTAGATGAAGTGGTAGAACTCATTAAAGGGCCGAAAGGCAGTACAGTGCGTTTACAGGTTCAAAAAGGGGTTACCGACGGTAAAACCAACTCTGTGGTTAGCTTAACCCGAGACAAAATTAAACTTGAAGACCGTGCTGCGAGTTCTGAAGTGTATGTTCCAGACAGTGGTCCACACGCAGATGAACCGCTAGGG is from Alteromonas australica and encodes:
- a CDS encoding 23S rRNA (adenine(2030)-N(6))-methyltransferase RlmJ; this translates as MLSYQHAFHAGNHADVIKHLCWIGVINHLKKKNKPFTLFDTHSGAGEYQLDHAMSAKNKEYESGVSKVAQLSPQSSLLNHYHTLIQTYFDKGMYPGSPMLSANLVREMDNVHLMELHPAEFEKLNHVIFSQQHAAKVGGSCHVHQRDGFEGIKALTPPQPNRGAVLIDPPYERIQEYTDVSVTVKSVLQRWQQGQIVIWYPLLSARADKKSQACSAMIASLVELGIPCFQAELTVIENTEEAGMYGSGVLVLNPPWQLDVQLNDALQEVAPHLGDNTAFHLTWLVNDN
- a CDS encoding protein kinase domain-containing protein; amino-acid sequence: MPNPSDIKHFYIPEEQSIYLLSHADAKKLKDWVALCIAQLENLGYRSLSLLGKGAFGFAFSGVTSSGEALVFKFSRINLPQHVQDRLEEEAFMLSQVVHPFVPDFRAFQQIKKQSILVMQRAIGEDLEKVSLKQGPLPPRIIVKIAVQVGELLLTLRSNTQHGKEKPIVHGDIKPSNLVWDAHHETISLIDWGSSVFAQVDANGQFIGSNVMDLMSSELQQTNARLGDVYFIGEEQLNGALSSPRFDEQGLASTLYALASGQSCRYGASVIRPISLGLPKMLADILTFMLSEDPLKRRQGGDYFLKHLHVLKNMVFTEDKPTRYQASIPTWITETSNEIETVVYSSRKSYLRQQADLHEDTLRYINDAQFDRYYKNYLQGMGDTEKAFISAIGRLGRYPVVGGMAIRWEPNGVYIDSSLNLYDRTLKPAFEMAVNNVIALARAIHKVGVFKCCMFNAKNTLHIEREHVNHDFIPNEDCRIPFEISQVSVAKDQSRHHSYFEDGDDPDELLKLPNSIISLIKSLNNIHHTGCIIFEALPHHLKVHSYYTLLDHSKTHQFEQLLHALVQEIPTIKGLGISGFMKLPYKDTRFFEHSPCLPEKYYPRNPRAEQREKNQHV
- the tesB gene encoding acyl-CoA thioesterase II, giving the protein MSDVKLSSLFELETVEQNLYRGESWDLGFRALFGGQVLGQALAAAYETVDKDRVAHSFHTYFLLPGDAKKPVVYDVEVVRDGRSFSARRVKAIQDGKSIFYMTASFQVPQDGMHHQAPEMPDVPPPEAVQSDIEFYEANFNKIARPMREALSYHRPVDIRTIDAANSYQAAKRPPTRYIWMRARDTLSGALSIHQAALAYASDYHFLSTSLQPHGIAVTDKSLRIATIDHAMWFHRPVNFNEWLLYAMESPFSGGSRGIVRGQIFNQAGELVASTTQEGLMRNVDV
- a CDS encoding gamma carbonic anhydrase family protein: MRYQLNDRSPQCADDCFIAPGAQVIGDVELHEKSSVWFNAVIRGDMDKICIGEASNIQDGSVLHTDQGIPLHIGKGVTVGHKAMLHGCTVGDYSLIGINAVVLNGAKIGKYCVIGANALITEKMDIPDYSLVVGAPAKVIKQLDASAEKQLQGSAQHYVENAVNYRQNLKLISET
- a CDS encoding pyridoxal-phosphate-dependent aminotransferase family protein, whose translation is MKQLSTFLPPERTLMGPGPSDVSPRILNAMARPTLGHLDPLFIELMDETKSLLQYAFQTENALTMPISAPGSAGMEACFVNLVEPGDKVLVCVNGVFGNRMVENVERCGGEAIVINNQWGTQTDLNTVEDLLAKHPDIKVLAFVHAETSTGVRNDAKALCELANKYQCLTIVDAVTSLGGIELKVDDWGIDAIYSGSQKCLSCVPGISPVSFSDRAVNLIQNRKTKVQSWFLDMNLIVGYWGSGAKRAYHHTAPVNSMYAMYESLLMLREEGLENAWQRHQRGHEALAQGLEALNLTLAVDKNYRLPQLNVVEIPSGVNDADVRQRLLNEFNLEIGAGLGEFAGKVWRIGLMGYACKPRNIDHCLAALKQVLK
- a CDS encoding SIMPL domain-containing protein, which gives rise to MIKKILTHTVFAITTLLFVGALHAQTQEQTPQIHVQGSGAVSVTPNAYRVTFIIEAQGNTVSKLNGMANSEINNVVNFLLSMDIQEQNIQSMQVRLNPRYVNGPNGRIQDGFTLTREIVVTDSNIDHYDQVLDGVLKRGVDRIQQFNFISQGQNNAYDVALVAAVKDAKARATLLAKELGVEIGEVVAISESGGNMPVPVMRADAFLSEKVTSLPGQETVEARVNVSFRIIQN
- a CDS encoding GAF domain-containing protein, with amino-acid sequence MKEEHYTQLVSQAKSLVSGEHDLIANMANVSALLFNQLEDVNWAGFYFHKESQLVLGPFQGQPACIRIPIGKGVCGTAAETRTIQRIDDVHAFSGHIACDAASNSEIVIPLIVNDELIGVLDIDSPKFGRFDADDEAGLKQIADILIESQRTL
- the proQ gene encoding RNA chaperone ProQ; this encodes MESPQKFTNSKEVIAFLAETFPKCFSVEGEARPLKIGIFQDLAERLNDEERVSKTLLRSTLRHYTNSWRYLYSIKEGAHRVDLDGAEGDAIEKEHAEHAQKQLEESKAKAAEKRKAKQAQQPKNKERRQFSRPKGEKSVSSGHADNKQGTKPKINRPNKTPPAKLTDEDLQQGTKVTVKLGKTPMPAVITEVAKDGIHVQLDTGMVVKVNADALRLARSKRS
- the prc gene encoding carboxy terminal-processing peptidase; protein product: MKDILRISIASAFLTVGVGAGAVTTTPDVEELPILQQETQHSVAAKRVSALFTRAHYKEISLDDALSARIYQKFVDSLDHNKQVLMLSDVVAFEKYRTAFDDALKKGNLSIAYDMYNVSAKRRVERYEYALSLLDKGPFDFEKADDKFYYDREEADWPANQQELDEIWRQRVKYDALNLILADKTWEEAKELLQKRYNRAIKRTKQAKSEDVFQTAMNAFARTVEAHTSYLSPRNADRFQMEMNLSFEGIGAVLQSEDDYTVIKSIVPGGPADESGALKPEDKIIGVAQEDEEFVDVVGWRLDEVVELIKGPKGSTVRLQVQKGVTDGKTNSVVSLTRDKIKLEDRAASSEVYVPDSGPHADEPLGVITIPSFYNNLHADVAKEIESLKAQNVKGMIVDLRGNGGGSLTEATLLTGLFIEKGPVVQIRYGQNKVSVNRDTDGMVAYDGPLTVLVDRYSASASEIFAAAMQDYNRALIIGEQTFGKGTVQQHRGLGKIYDLYDNPLGSVQFTIAKFYRIDGGSTQHKGVVPDILYPSAVEPEEWGEAKAENALPWDSIKRANYTTFADGQAALDVLTAKHNKRIMQDPEFSYIYEDIEEYKENKDKNYISLVKSEREADKKEAEEKSLARANERLQRLGMETVASLDDLPEDMDELDPFLDEAANITFDMIQTGRYAITRN